GAAGGAACAAACCCTCGCACCAAACCCTATCCACCTCCCTGTTCATCCGCAAAGAACAACCACAGGGTGAGGCACGCACGGACGCACAACGAGCAGGAAAAATGAAAGGACTAACAAAGAAAGAAGAACGAACCTTTCCCATGGCGACAGCCGAGCAAACGACGGACGACGGACGCGAGCGTGTGGCCAAATCCGGAACCAACTGCAGCACGAGCACGAAGTCAGCCTAGCCGTGAGGAACGACCGCGAGAAGAGGAAGGATGGATGGAGAAGAGTGCGGGACGACGGACCTGAGGTGAGGCGAGCACGTCAGCTCCAAATCCAgaccgagcggcggcggcggcacagAGAAGCTAGGGTTCGTGAGTGGGGGGAAGTGAGGAGCGAGGGGAGAAGGCGGCTGCGGTCACGTATGTGTATCGCCTCCTGGCCCAAGAAGCGAAGTGACGAAAATGCCCCGGTGGGGGCACAATATTTACATATTGATGCAATTGGAATTTTATCCTACGGCCGAGCACGATCGCGGTAAAGATCCAGCGGCCCATAGCGATCTGATCCGAGATCAGACTATCAATATTGGACAGGGAAATCGATCGCACGGTCCACATTCGCTAATCGATGTGAGAAGCTCATTCCCTCCGGGTCTTTACTCCTGGGATTTCTCATGACATCCCATACTACATGGCATGCGAGACATCATCATGGGCTATGCATTGGCCATGCCCTAGAAAGTAGGAAGCACCGATCCAACTGCTTACTCCAATTAACAGGAGCTGGAAACAGAATTTCAAAAAGACAATTCTACATGAGCTTCAAGCCTTCAACACGGGGAGGAAGAACATCTCCTTGTGTCTTTCGGCACAGCGGGCAGCAGCTGCTGCGGGACACTGGccactctccctcggcctctcCGGCCGCCGAGCATCCATAGCACGAGGTGGATGCCGACGTAGGCGAGCACGGCGGCGGCCAGCGCGATGACGTACCCGGACGTGTCCCACTCCCGGCTGCTCCCGGCGGCGTAGGCGCCCAGGAGGCCCAGCAGGTCCAGCACGATCGCCGTGTTCATGGCGTAGAGCAGCAGGGCGTGGTCCTGCAGGGACTCCTGCAGCAGCAGCACGATGACCACCACCGACGCCACGAAGGAGGTGGAGTTGCAGTAGAAGAAGGCCCGGAACCGGGCCAGGTCGCTCCTGCGCAGCAACGAGTTCCCCGCGGTGGCCCATCGCTCCGACACGCCGCCCGGCGGCTTCAGGCCGGCCTGGTAGGTGACGCTTGCCGCCAGGATTGCCAGCAGCATCAGGTACTTCCGCCGCCTGGAAGTCGCCTCCGTGCTGGGCCTGGGCTTGGGTGAGCTACCTCGTCGTGGCCTAGAGGAGGAAGACGGCGTGTTtgccttgctgctgctgccggcGGCGGCGCTTGACCCGGAGGAGGAGCCGTTTTCTCCGTCGGGGGTGGCGCAGCTTTCGAAGAACTTGAAGAACACGAGCAGCTGCACGACTATGAAGGCGACGACCGCGCCGACGAGCACGAAGACGTAGATGGACGTGCGCAGCTGCCGGGCGCACCCGGCGGCGTAGGCGCCCATCAGGCCGAACAGAGCGACCACCATGCACACGTAGAGCGCGTAGCACCGTATGCCCGGCCGGTACAGGTTCGGGTTCACGAGCATGACGATGAGCGCCATGGACGCCATGAAGCTCGTCGAGTTGAAGTAGAAGAACGCCAGGTACCTTCTCCGGTACTCGTCGTGGTCTTCGAGGACTGGGGAACCCGCACTGTATTTGGGGCCATCTTTGGTCCAGAAGCCGCCCGGCGGGGTGAGCCCGGCCTGGTAGGTGATGGTGGCCACCAGGATGGCCAGGAGCAGCAGCCGCTTGCGCCGCTTGTCGATCCTCCTCTTCTCCTCGTTGCTCAGGTCCTCGTTGTCGAGGGTGAAGAAGACGACATGGATGACCACGTACACCAGGACGGCGCCCGCCAAGGCCACGACGTAGATGGAGGTGCTCACCTCTCGGCAGCTCCCGGCGGCGTACGCGCCGATGAGGCCAAACAGGTCCAGTATCATGGCCACCTCCAGCACGTGCCCGCTCATCAGGCTCTTGTTCTGGACCATGAGGATGACGACCAAGGACGCGACGAACGCGGTGGAGTTGCAGTAGAAGAACGCCTTGTACCGAGCAGCGTGCTTGAACAGGAGGATCGGGTCGCCGGCCTTGTAGCGCCCTTGCTCGTCAGCTTCTTGCCACACGCCGCCGGGCGGGTCCATCCCCGCTTGGTAAGTGATGGTGGCGGCGAGAGTGGCGAGCAGCAGAATCAGAGATTTGGCCTTCTCGATGCCTTCGTTCTTGTTGCCCGTGTTCACCTCGTCGGCGAGGCTCCCTTGCCACCCGCCGCCTGATGTCGCCAGCAACTCACGCGCCGGCGATGAGCTTTGACTTTCGGTCTGGTTCTGGTGGCACCCGCGTTCTTGCAGCCAGTGCGACGCGCGCGCGGAGATGCTCTTGAGTCTTAGCCAGGAGCCGCTGCTCTTGAGAGGATCCGGGACGAGCACCATGACCACCATCACGAGGAGGATGTACACGAGGACCGCGGCGACGAGAACGACGACGTAGGCCGTCGTGTCGGCCTTCCTCGAGCTCCCGGCGGCGTAGGCGCCCAGGAGGCCGAGCAGCACGACGAGGATGAACCCGTACATCTGCAAGTCGGCGTAGTACCTCTGCAGCCGTCGTCCCAGGAGCAGCACGATGATGAGCAGCGACGCGACGAACGCCGTGGCGTTGCAGTAGAAGAAGGCCATCAGACGAGCCAACTGGTGGACCTTCAGCATCGGGTCGCCAGCTTCGTGTCTGCCCTCGGTTTCGCCAAGGAAGCCACCGGGCGGGTTCAGGCCGGCGGCGTACGAGATGCCGGTCGCGAACGTCGCGAGCAGCAGCAGCACCTTGCGCTGCTCTTTGAGCTTGAGCGCGTCATCGGGTCTCTCCTTCTCGCGCACCACCACTTGCGAGGGGGAGGTCTGGCCGGCCTCCGATGGCGCGTAGGTGGCCAGGAGGATGTGGATGCCGACGTAGGCGGCGAGAGCGACGACCAGCGTGGAGACGTATACGGTGGTCGGCAGGTCCTCGCAGCTCCCGGTGGCGAAGGCCCCCATGAGGCCGAGCAGGTCCAGCACCATGACGAACCGGAGCACGGCGAGCCACGCCGTCCGCCTCTCGTTGagcacgaggaggaggaggttgacGACGAGCGACGCCGCGAAGGCGGTCGCGTTGAAGTAGAAGAAGGCGAGGTACCG
This sequence is a window from Aegilops tauschii subsp. strangulata cultivar AL8/78 chromosome 7, Aet v6.0, whole genome shotgun sequence. Protein-coding genes within it:
- the LOC109779144 gene encoding uncharacterized protein, translating into MAASTDKVEFGTGAAAAAAPKQEPSWEYHLRKYLMLLATLVATATYAAGLSPPGGVWQESGRDGEGRSHEAGDPVLYHSARYLAFFYFNATAFAASLVVNLLLLVLNERRTAWLAVLRFVMVLDLLGLMGAFATGSCEDLPTTVYVSTLVVALAAYVGIHILLATYAPSEAGQTSPSQVVVREKERPDDALKLKEQRKVLLLLATFATGISYAAGLNPPGGFLGETEGRHEAGDPMLKVHQLARLMAFFYCNATAFVASLLIIVLLLGRRLQRYYADLQMYGFILVVLLGLLGAYAAGSSRKADTTAYVVVLVAAVLVYILLVMVVMVLVPDPLKSSGSWLRLKSISARASHWLQERGCHQNQTESQSSSPARELLATSGGGWQGSLADEVNTGNKNEGIEKAKSLILLLATLAATITYQAGMDPPGGVWQEADEQGRYKAGDPILLFKHAARYKAFFYCNSTAFVASLVVILMVQNKSLMSGHVLEVAMILDLFGLIGAYAAGSCREVSTSIYVVALAGAVLVYVVIHVVFFTLDNEDLSNEEKRRIDKRRKRLLLLAILVATITYQAGLTPPGGFWTKDGPKYSAGSPVLEDHDEYRRRYLAFFYFNSTSFMASMALIVMLVNPNLYRPGIRCYALYVCMVVALFGLMGAYAAGCARQLRTSIYVFVLVGAVVAFIVVQLLVFFKFFESCATPDGENGSSSGSSAAAGSSSKANTPSSSSRPRRGSSPKPRPSTEATSRRRKYLMLLAILAASVTYQAGLKPPGGVSERWATAGNSLLRRSDLARFRAFFYCNSTSFVASVVVIVLLLQESLQDHALLLYAMNTAIVLDLLGLLGAYAAGSSREWDTSGYVIALAAAVLAYVGIHLVLWMLGGRRGRGRVASVPQQLLPAVPKDTRRCSSSPC